The Plasmodium gaboni strain SY75 chromosome 3, whole genome shotgun sequence genome includes the window tatattaatcttttcttctttattaaaATCAAGACATACATCATTAGTTTTGTCTACACAATTcaaatgttttatattttttttttcttttttatgTATCACATTGTCAATTTTATTGTTACTTTTTAATACGTCATTaattatatctttattgTGTATCTTATTGATTTTATTATCCTCAGAAtaaaattcattttttaaattatattcaaTCTGTATATAATCTGATTCTTTCAAATAATCTGATTCTTTCAAATAATCTGATTCTTTCAAATAATTCTCAttcatcatattattttcatattccatattatttttattcatcatattatttttattcatcatattatttttattcatcatattatttttattcatcatattatttttattcatcatattattttcattcatcatattacttttattcatcatattatttttattcatcatattatttttattcatcatattattttcattcatcatattattttcattcatcatattattttcattcGTCATATCCTCatctttctttttataaactCCTTTGTTGTTCTCTTCATGTATTGATTCAATCTTCTTTTTATCACttatatactttttaatGCCATTTATTCCATTTATGTCTTTTTCTATTATATGATCAGAATATAACACGCTGTAAACTTCATTCtcatcatataatatattattttgttcttcattctcatcatataatatattattttcttcttcattctcatcatataatattttatttttctcttcattctcatcatataatatattattttctttttcattctcatcatataatatattattttcttcttcattatcTTTATGATGTTTGTGTTCTCCCTTgttattcttttttatattgtcTAGTTGTAAAGACACAAGCTCTCcatttgtttttaaaatttcttgtgtttgatttttttttatatgattatttaatattttattcatttcataaaacattttatcAGCATCATTAAAGAAATGATTATTTGAatgttttttctttttaatatctaGATTTTCTATAAACTCCTTTTGTGTATTTATTTCAAGAGCATCTAACTCTTTATTTGTTTCttcaattttattattaattatataatcattttcataaaaatcttccaatatatatttatcaatattatcatcttGTTGTTCTAAATTATTATCTGtctctttatttttattgttatctatttttaaaagactttctcttttaattttattaataaaaatatctatattttctttatacATGTTATATGTgttgttcatatttttatttaagGAAATCATTAGTTCGTTTTTTTCTACAGATactttattttcttcaacTTGTATGATGTCATCAGATGATTTtatgattttatttttaaggATATTATCCTCTTCtatttttgatatatcACCCGTAAATTCTTCATCACCTATTTTGTTGATATgattatcatttattatgttGATATGATTATCAGATATATGATTTAAATTGTCATCAAATAATTTGTCCATATTTTCAGatatttcctttttgtTCTCCTTCAACAAATTATCTATGAACTGTTgactttttttttctctcatttctttttctagattatcattaaataatatatcttttattttgaaaGTATCATTTACACTTTCACaactttttattattttttgttttaatatatttatatcttctatgtcgttatttttattttcttcatttatttgtatatcattatttataattaattcacctaaagaattatatttttcatccttcttaaatatattatttataccTTTTAATTTCAATTCTTCTAGAGttcttttttcattttctaGAAAATTTTTGCTCTTAAGTAtttcttttgttttattattattatcttcatattttttatcagCATTCACATTATTGTGTAAATTTTCTTTCAACactttaatatattcatcatCATCAGATCGATGAATATCTTTTTCATATAGatctattttattatttttattgtttgttattatttctaattctttttttaaagtactatgttcatttttttctgttgaatataatttttttataacttCTTTATCTTTTCTAGGAGTATCTTTAATATCTTTTGAGatttcttcttcatttaaGGTCTCCTTTgttgttattttattgaactcttttttgttcttaatatctttattattattactttgaaatttattaatgtttatatttgaATCCTCAGTTAGttcttcatcatcattattattattattattattgttcattattttatcatatttattctttatatcttttctttcttgtaattctttttctatattttcataaacATCTTCATTGAATTCTTCTCCTTCATTTAAACCTAGTATAAGATTCTTCCCTTCAGATGAGAATAACTCATACGATTTGTCTTCCTTCAACTTATTATCCacattaataatattatcattattattatcatcaatAATTTTACATTCCTTAGTAACATCATCAAAATTAATTCCAtcaattattattaaacTTTTTAATAATGCATTCTCTTCTTTcttatcattatcattattatcatcattttttttcacacttttttttttttctttttttttttcctcaTTTGTCTCTACATGACGCACAATAGACATAGAAGAAGCATCTGTGTTTCTTCTTTTGTTCTTTGCATCTGTTTCTTTAGCttctttattaatatcaGAAGTATAAGTATATCTTTTAGATATTAAAGTATTTCCACTTATATTAGAATCTTGTAATTCTAaaagtttttttttgtttttgtctttatattttttattatctataaGAATGGAGCTTTCTTTTCTCTTATCATGATATTCTATACCTTGGGGTATTCCATctattataaaaaatatatatatatatatctattttGATACATATAAAGTAAGAGgaataattataacaaCCATCTACTTGTTTAAATGTGTTCTCTTTGCATATTATGTCtgcacatatatatatatatatttcttatttatttatttgttctCACATTTGTTTTTGTCTTGCTTGCCCATATGgcatttatttttatttgtagtttcttttttttcatcaaGATATTCTAAAGgatttatatcattaacatccataagaataatatttctttgaagataattattattttgtttattgTTTAATAGATTTTCAAAAAGATTTTTATCTattaaagaattattatcatcatcattatcatccatgtcatataaaaatgagtgtgttaatttataattctCACTGaatctttttataaaatgttttttttttaaatgatcGATTATCATAgaatttctttttaatgatttcatattttttaattcgtttatattattttcatttataatatctttttgaatattatatgtatcatTATAAAGAGAtagttttttttcttcagTAGTTCTCTTAAAATTTATTCTTATCATTggtttcttttttattatttgtcCATCTTTGGTTTTAATTTCTATAAATGTTATTctataaaataaagattttaaaaaatgagCATAATCATAAGCATTTATTGTAGGTGTCCATATATCTGATAATTCAAAGAAAgcattaaaaaaagaagaaaaatttaaatatttatttccTTCAGAATCATTATTCCATTCATCATttactatttttattatttcttttatatcaAATTGAGGAATTAAAACCTTACATATTCTTAacattattttaaaatattcgACCTTACTAAATTTATCATCcatctttttatttaaaatattcatcCAAATATTCTTTACACATTCTATAAAAACTTTATTCTTACGAATTTCTTctctttctttttttaattcagCATTCTCAAATTTTATATCACCACCTTCCAAGTATTCTTTTAAACTACTCACATCTTTATCACcaggaaaaaaaatatcagattctttttctttcatcttattaaagaatataaGAGTAGTCTAAACCAAACCAATATTATcacataataaaaaaaataaataaataaataaatatatatatatatatatatatattatatggaTAATATCTATGATATAGTCCTTcctatttttatattctcaaaataaaaaacagTATTAGACAAATCTTTCAAGAGTTATATtaatcaatatatataaatatataaatatatatatatatatatatatttatttatttatttacttAATATTATACTAAGCCATATATGAACACATTTATAAATTactttaaatatatagtatatatattataatgcGTAGAATcagaaaaatatatttttaagacctttttttttttttttttttttttttttttttatacacatattacatttataaaaatatatatatatatatatatatatatatatatgtgttatTATGACATTTCTCTTTATacacatttttataatttatgGTCTTAGCTTATCAcctttaaaaaaaaaaagagaaacCCACACATATAACCTAATATAATActttatattaataattataatttctAATACAAAGACAAGAGAGAAAAAAGGAGATAAGAAGAACTGAATCATATTAATGCttgataattttttaatatatactaGGATATTAATttctgttttttttttttcttatacacatattacatttataaaaatatatatatatatatatataNNNNNNNNNNNNNNNNNNNNNNNNNNNNNNNNNNNNNNNNNNNNNNNNNNNNNNNNNNNNNNNNNNNNNNNNNNNNNNNNNNNNNNNNNNNNNNNNNNNNNNNNNNNNNNNNNNNNNNNNNNNNNNNNNNNNNNNNNNNNNNNNNNNNNNNNNNNNNNNNNNNNNNNNNNNNNNNNNNNNNNNNNNNNNNNNNNNNNNNNNNNNNNNNNNNNNNNNNNNNNNNNNNNNNNNNNNNNNNNNNNNNNNNNNNNNNNNNNNNNNNNNNNNNNNNNNNNNNNNNNNNNNNNNNNNNNNNNNNNNatttttttttatatttttcattttttttaacaaattaaaaaatatgtatacctcagataaaaaaaaaaaaaaaaaaaaaaaaaaaaaaaaaaaaaaaaaaaaaaaaaaaaatatatatatataaataatatgtattgagtataaatattattaaggtatataatatatatatatatatatatatatatatatatttatttatttatttatttatatatttatatttatccACATATAGATAccaaaatatataataacttattaacacatatatatatatatatatatacttttagctttaatttttttatctttacTTGTTCATATTTGTGTTTCTCATTTCATCAAAGAAATGGACCCCAAAGTAACAAACGAAGACGTGgaagaaataataaaacatattaatGAGAATAAGAAGAATGAAGGAGAACATCaggataaaaaaataaagaagaaacattttgtatatgaaaatttatCACAAAGGTTTATAATAACATGCCCTACATATACACAACAATTTAGTGATATTTACAGtttaagaataaaaattatgaaaacGCTTTTAATGAAAACGATAGAAGATATAGTAAAGAAAGAAGAAGGaaaggaaaaaaaacataatataaataatataaatgatataaataatgacagtataaataataatagtaataattatcatgttcttcaatatttaaaagaaattaaagTAAATGAAAAATGTTATTGTATTGGAAccatttttaaaaaaatggaatTACGTCCATCcatattaaatgaatatcTAAGTGAAATAAACATAATTGATGATTCCATAAATTATACACATGATGAAgatgttttatttttagaaGATGAAACAGCTAGATTAAAATTAGaaggaaatataaatagtgatttttatataacagGATTAACATTAATAGTTAAAGGTATTGGTATGAGTAATGGTTCTTTATATGTAgaagaaattatatattcttatatacCTAAATTATCTATACCACCATGTATTAGTAATGATgataaatttattttatttgtatctggattatatattaatgaattaaataaaagtattaataatatatctttattaaGAAATTTTATTCTAAGATTACATGgtgataaatatttatcaGAAAATCTAATTAGATTAATTATTCTTGGTAATTCTTTAAGTAATATtgataatgatgaaaatgatatgAATACAATAGATGTTTTCTTATCTTCATTATGTTCTTCTATACATATTGATTTAATGCCTGGTGATAAAGATCCTAGTGATGCCAACCTACCACAACAACCATTTCCtaatcttttttttaaaaaaacaagaaattttaattcattCCAATGTGTTACAAACccatatttattttctattgataatattaatatatgttgtATGTCAGGAGAACCTGTTCATAATATTACTTCTTATTcaaagaataataaaatgaatgCTCTCAAAATTATTGCACAAAGTAGAATATTATCTCCAACTTCTCCAGATACTTTAGGATGTTACCCATTTACTAAAAATGATCCTTTCTGCTTAAATGATGATCATACATATccacatatatttattaatgGTAACTGTTCTAATTTAGAAGTAcaatatatgaataatgaCAAAAAACAATTACCTCTCTTAGTATGTCTTCCAAATTTTCACACATCACCTAAAGCCTTCCTTATTAACCTCAAAAATTTAgaatacaaaatattaacCTTTCAAGTTGAccaataaaaaaataaaaaaaatacatatatatatatatataatatatgtatgtatttttttttttttttttttcatttttttttttttattttaaattagATAGACCTAATATCAAAAGTTTCTcttatatacattttattttcatatattttataaatatttttttccgtgtaaaaaacaaaaaaagtGGAGCACAGttccttttttaaatgtccattttgaattattaaataattttgaatgcaacataaataatacataaatatataaatataaatatatatatatatatatatatatatatatatatatatatgtttttaaaaaaaaaattaaatattattaatacatCCCATTTTAGAATAATTCTTTATACTTTCAGAAAAGGcatattgaaaaaaattttcaataaaatattttatatatataaaaaaatatatttttttttaagttattatcttttaataatattaataaaatatgtcttcatatatatatcatataaatattatgcATACAGTGTGTACCGATAAAATTATTCTGCatacaatatttttagaacaaaaaaataaaaaatatatatatattatatatatatatatatacttttatattatgttcTGACAAATCTTTAAAAATTGCActcttttaaaaaaataaataaataaataattattatataatataatatagtctaatatattatatttatatatatatatattttttttatgtgcatcatttatatatatcttcCCTCATACCTGATTTTGTTGTATTTTATTccatataatttttttctgtatacaatacacaaaaaaaaaaaaaaaaaaaaaaaaatataatatatataaaaataacgataaaaatatatttttttgttaaataaaaaaatatataatataaataaaataaattacatttgtccatttttattaacgtttatatgtttatatatatatatatttgtatatatatgttgcataatatatacaatttagacaagaaagaaaaaaaaaaaaattcaataagaaaatataaataattacatatatatatatttatatgtacatattataaaggTAGAtgttcatttatatatatatatatatttttttgtattctattaaaatgataatacaCATGACAAAATGAACAATATTTCAATTCGTAAACCATTATTTGAAGTGCCCAATGAAAATAAGAGTAATGTTCTgaaatatgaaaaagacaatgattttaataataaaaaaaatgacCCATTAAATTTAGAAAGCTATATAAGTTCAACTTTACCATATAAAAGAATTGAAAACAATTATCataattgtaataatactaaatatgatgaaaataatagGAATGATCATGATCATATACCTTTAgatttaaatgataaagaaaatatgaacttttttgttaataaaaaaaatatacataacACAAATTTAAACTATAATCATGATAATATCTTACAATCTTATAGAAAGGGagaaataaatacaaactataatattatggataatatgtatgatgtatattatattaataaaagtaaaGCTAATCTAAATGACTATCTAAAACATGTAAATATTAATCATACTGCACCGTGTATTGGAGAATTTAGAACTTGCATGAACTgctttttaaatatttctaCACTCTTCTGTAAAACttgtaatattttcttatgCGCAATTTGTAATGTAAAattacataataataaatccaatcatattataaatgtaGCTAGTAGCGgattatatgaaaataatgttaaattcaatgatattattttaaaagaaaaagataaatGGCTTGTTGAATTAGATAATAGTATACCAATAAAAATTAGAGAAAAATGTTCTGTTCATACtaaggaatatataaaatatgtatgtaAAACTTGTAAATATACACTACTGTGTGCAGATTGTTTGTTAAATGATCCTGTACATGTTCAGAATAAAATGGAAAATGATACCAACATAATGCAAACTTTACCTGAACAAAATAGAAAAAAGGAACAATTTTTACATGAAcaaaatagaaaaaatgaacaatTTTTACCTGAACAAGTTCAGgaaaatgatgatgatgatgataaaaatggaTCAGAGAATGATAAGGACCATGTGAATAGTTTATTAAATACCATTAAggatgatgaaaaaaaagaagaggttaatataatgaatgagaaaaatcaaaaagatagtaataaaaacaaaagagaaaatcaatatatagttagtatatataaaaaagaagagACAAGTGATTCAATTAATAAAGGTCATATTCAAAATGTGATTTATAATAACGATATTGACAAATTAAAACCTGgatttaaattaattagAGGGAATCACGAAATTCTAACATTGATTGATGCAAGAAACGAGataaaagaagaattaaataacAAATTAGAAATATTGTGTAAAAAATCTctaattttaaaaaatactTTGCCTTCATTGAGaaatatttgtaaatatGGTAAAATTAcatgtaaaaataataaaagatcCATACGATCTGGATTTACTGtaacaaataaaattttgaaTGATAAAAAGGTTAAGATTCAtaatcatttaaaaaaattacaagACAAAAGTACGaactttttaaaaaagttAGATGAAGAAAGAATAAATTATCGAAATTATTtagaaaagaaaagaagTGAATTACAACATATGATAAAATTGAGTAATAAAAATGCAGGTTTGGCATTAGATTATTATGTACAGAAATTAGAATCATTtaaatgtttattttttacaaaagataatttaatagatatagaaaaaaaattagaagTACCTCATTCTCAAATAAAATCAGAATTTTTATCATCTCTAATAGAAGACATGaaatatgatattttaaattcaaaaatgaatatacaaaatacatgtcacaatataaaaaatgaatttgaatatttatttaattgtAATATAGAAATTCCTGTATATCCAGTTCATTTTAGagattttttaaaaaagagaacatttaataataaacaagATATTGACTTGATAAgtaatgataaaaaaaaaagacaacaatattttcatatattacCTTTTACagatttttatatgaatattgAAATATCTTATCAAATGAAATGTAATAGAAAAGATTCATTACATTCAAAATGGGAAAAAAGGACAGTGTCAGTTCgttcaatatatttatgtattcatacacattcaaaatatatacagTCTGATAAAAATCAAAATGATGCAGTAGGGGAGGTAGTATATGAGGGGGCACAGGAGGAAATAAGTGAACAAGAGAAGGGAGATAAGAAAATGATAGGTGTAGATGGAATggaaaataatgaaaataatgaaaatattaaaaataatgaaaataatgaaaatattgaaaataatgaaaatattaaaaattacCAACATGCAGACAATATACGTGCTACATTTTCAAACCAAGACAAGTGCCTAATTCAAAAAAACATGTCAAAcaatttaaataatgacATCGAATCTATTATATGTCTTAGCAATgttgaaataaaaatgttcAATGATCCTgatataacaaatataactatattagaaaaaagaaattattcTTATGGAATAGAGCTAACTgaatataatgataaaaaagaattagTTGGTTATTGGCTTTTAAGTGTAAATAATGAAAACGATATGAAAgaattatatcatatagtatgtaatattaaaaagaaaaatcCTAGAGCTGCTCGTATACCTTCATTTCATCCTAAGATcaatatgaataattcTATGTTTACTTATcatgaaaataatataagtaCGATATATAAGAATTTTTCAGCAAATCTTATTGAACCATCTTATTTTATGAATACATCTCATAAGGATACAAAtgagaaaaataaaaattttatagaTCAAAGTATAAGTGATAATATGAGTGATGAGAAGAAACAATATGATAGTATAGAATCCTTAACAGATAgtgataaaataaaaaatgatgaattTTATCAACATGCAAATAGTTCTagtttattatattattacgACTACAAcgatgataataataataataataataatatgaataatatgaataatgtgaataattatatgtatcctagtagtagtagtagtaataataatgagaATCATAAATATGTTCTACAAAATGATAAACGTCTTAATATGGAAGATTTTATTAAGAacaatttaaaaaataaagtcatcgaaaaaaattttaagtacacaaataatgatatagtaaccaaaaaaaataacCATCAAGAatcaaatattattaattcGAAGGgtgaatataatatatattcagataaaagaaaaaaagaagatgAATTAAATTTAAGCAGGAAGTCATCACACgaatatgataataaaatatttcattcGACAGGTAATAAATCTTTGAATGTTTcttatgaaaataatttatatactgaaaaaaataaaaataaaggaaCTATATTAAAGGAGGTAGTagaacatataaataatatagatgaAAAATATCCTCAtgatttaaatataaattttgtaaaaaaatatgtaatagAAGATGAAGAGAAACATCTATTGCCCTTAGAAATggaatataattttttgtcTAGTGATGAGAAATTCgatttaaataaattaaaaaataacaatgatacaatatatatgaaacatcaaaatgaacaagtattatatgatatgaataaaaatttatcGATTcaaagtaataaaaatagtatatatagtgaaatgaaaatgaatCATTATGCAGaccaaaaaaataataaagaagaaagaaattatgataattttacatgtacacaaaaaaaaaattaccatataataaatagTGACAGAGaaatgaattataataatattaaatatacaccaaatgaaaaagaagGAACTTCAAATATTCatcataattttaattctaatgataataatataacaaacTCTGGACTTTTTAAATTAGATGATGTTAAAGAATTTCTAGACACATTTAAGGATTCATACATAGATAgtcataataaaaaagaaaacattttaaatatgaGAGATAAGAATAAAGAAGAGCAgagaataatatatgtatctgataaaatatttaataacactaatatgaatattatggatgacaacaaaatatatgatgaaaaaaatatacataagAATAAGAAGAAATCTACACATAATGATATCatgaatgataatattaattttttaagtagttcaataaaaaataatgaagaaaatttatttttagatacatatcaaaaaaaaaaaaatctcATGGCagatatttatatgaataagATTAATACTAATCAagatgatgaagatgataatgaaaaaaaacaaaaaaagttaattttatttgaatattcaaaaaatgaCCAAGTgatacataataataaaaataatttagaGAGTATAGAAGAATTCTGTGATtttattgaaaaaaaaaataaaataataataaatgagtcttatcaaaaaaaagatCAATCATATCTGAATGATAGAAAAGATAATGAAGTGTCTTTACAacttataaataataacaaagATTCTTCATTGttagataataaaaaaaaaaattttgaaataataaaaaaggaagaTGATGCATATGACTTGAAATGTTCcttagaaaataataataataata containing:
- a CDS encoding putative DNA polymerase epsilon subunit b produces the protein MDPKVTNEDVEEIIKHINENKKNEGEHQDKKIKKKHFVYENLSQRFIITCPTYTQQFSDIYSLRIKIMKTLLMKTIEDIVKKEEGKEKKHNINNINDINNDSINNNSNNYHVLQYLKEIKVNEKCYCIGTIFKKMELRPSILNEYLSEINIIDDSINYTHDEDVLFLEDETARLKLEGNINSDFYITGLTLIVKGIGMSNGSLYVEEIIYSYIPKLSIPPCISNDDKFILFVSGLYINELNKSINNISLLRNFILRLHGDKYLSENLIRLIILGNSLSNIDNDENDMNTIDVFLSSLCSSIHIDLMPGDKDPSDANLPQQPFPNLFFKKTRNFNSFQCVTNPYLFSIDNINICCMSGEPVHNITSYSKNNKMNALKIIAQSRILSPTSPDTLGCYPFTKNDPFCLNDDHTYPHIFINGNCSNLEVQYMNNDKKQLPLLVCLPNFHTSPKAFLINLKNLEYKILTFQVDQ
- a CDS encoding hypothetical protein (conserved Plasmodium protein, unknown function), whose protein sequence is MNNISIRKPLFEVPNENKSNVLKYEKDNDFNNKKNDPLNLESYISSTLPYKRIENNYHNCNNTKYDENNRNDHDHIPLDLNDKENMNFFVNKKNIHNTNLNYNHDNILQSYRKGEINTNYNIMDNMYDVYYINKSKANLNDYLKHVNINHTAPCIGEFRTCMNCFLNISTLFCKTCNIFLCAICNVKLHNNKSNHIINVASSGLYENNVKFNDIILKEKDKWLVELDNSIPIKIREKCSVHTKEYIKYVCKTCKYTLLCADCLLNDPVHVQNKMENDTNIMQTLPEQNRKKEQFLHEQNRKNEQFLPEQVQENDDDDDKNGSENDKDHVNSLLNTIKDDEKKEEVNIMNEKNQKDSNKNKRENQYIVSIYKKEETSDSINKGHIQNVIYNNDIDKLKPGFKLIRGNHEILTLIDARNEIKEELNNKLEILCKKSLILKNTLPSLRNICKYGKITCKNNKRSIRSGFTVTNKILNDKKVKIHNHLKKLQDKSTNFLKKLDEERINYRNYLEKKRSELQHMIKLSNKNAGLALDYYVQKLESFKCLFFTKDNLIDIEKKLEVPHSQIKSEFLSSLIEDMKYDILNSKMNIQNTCHNIKNEFEYLFNCNIEIPVYPVHFRDFLKKRTFNNKQDIDLISNDKKKRQQYFHILPFTDFYMNIEISYQMKCNRKDSLHSKWEKRTVSVRSIYLCIHTHSKYIQSDKNQNDAVGEVVYEGAQEEISEQEKGDKKMIGVDGMENNENNENIKNNENNENIENNENIKNYQHADNIRATFSNQDKCLIQKNMSNNLNNDIESIICLSNVEIKMFNDPDITNITILEKRNYSYGIELTEYNDKKELVGYWLLSVNNENDMKELYHIVCNIKKKNPRAARIPSFHPKINMNNSMFTYHENNISTIYKNFSANLIEPSYFMNTSHKDTNEKNKNFIDQSISDNMSDEKKQYDSIESLTDSDKIKNDEFYQHANSSSLLYYYDYNDDNNNNNNNMNNMNNVNNYMYPSSSSSNNNENHKYVLQNDKRLNMEDFIKNNLKNKVIEKNFKYTNNDIVTKKNNHQESNIINSKGEYNIYSDKRKKEDELNLSRKSSHEYDNKIFHSTGNKSLNVSYENNLYTEKNKNKGTILKEVVEHINNIDEKYPHDLNINFVKKYVIEDEEKHLLPLEMEYNFLSSDEKFDLNKLKNNNDTIYMKHQNEQVLYDMNKNLSIQSNKNSIYSEMKMNHYADQKNNKEERNYDNFTCTQKKNYHIINSDREMNYNNIKYTPNEKEGTSNIHHNFNSNDNNITNSGLFKLDDVKEFLDTFKDSYIDSHNKKENILNMRDKNKEEQRIIYVSDKIFNNTNMNIMDDNKIYDEKNIHKNKKKSTHNDIMNDNINFLSSSIKNNEENLFLDTYQKKKNLMADIYMNKINTNQDDEDDNEKKQKKLILFEYSKNDQVIHNNKNNLESIEEFCDFIEKKNKIIINESYQKKDQSYLNDRKDNEVSLQLINNNKDSSLLDNKKKNFEIIKKEDDAYDLKCSLENNNNNNDNLVITNEIREDREKNDIYKRDIINIKDVSVSPLIDNRHNLNTMKKDITIEPFKIINGKNKLIKDLKKIQEQVERKIKKYKIQMDQENKKPPPSKNKTNMKSIKLKIDDQDNMDSPCIVDYVLNQIGNKKMGQ